A single genomic interval of Lewinellaceae bacterium harbors:
- a CDS encoding heavy-metal-associated domain-containing protein: MKHLSLIFGLCLFFLMTSQMQAQHGHGSHNHDQEMKRGDVKPVNGVTAIFMVYGKCGMCEKRIEGALTNVEGVHSADWGVDTKVMTIKYDDEAISLDEIKKKVAALGHDTDDFRAEKEVYDGLPGCCQYDRPKS; encoded by the coding sequence ATGAAACATTTAAGCTTAATTTTTGGCCTCTGTCTTTTCTTTCTTATGACTTCTCAAATGCAAGCACAGCATGGCCACGGGAGCCATAATCATGACCAAGAAATGAAGAGAGGCGATGTGAAACCGGTAAACGGGGTAACTGCTATTTTCATGGTCTATGGGAAATGTGGAATGTGCGAAAAGAGAATAGAAGGGGCTCTTACGAACGTCGAAGGTGTTCATTCTGCTGATTGGGGCGTGGATACCAAAGTGATGACAATAAAGTACGACGACGAAGCTATTTCACTGGATGAAATTAAAAAGAAGGTGGCTGCTCTTGGCCACGATACCGATGATTTCCGCGCTGAAAAAGAGGTATACGACGGCCTCCCTGGCTGTTGTCAGTATGACCGCCCAAAAAGTTGA
- a CDS encoding universal stress protein — MKKILVPTDFSSRANNAAEIALTIAQKANSQIDFVHILNKGEAATLSVEISQWTHNAEALGLKSQSFLIEGGGSKRIIEHAHQGAYDLIVMGSHKVDGVKGLVVKTNAQKVVKKALVPVLVIKEGTKELNINNIAYASNFEEDVHDAWLKVIAIADLFEADIHLLYVNEPEFFKETGYTEEKMQAFLEKCPRGTCSKNIYNAGYPERGILQFAEEKNMDLIALITHGQRGGLRKWDTSLTEWIVKRGDKPVLSVNINVD, encoded by the coding sequence ATGAAAAAGATACTCGTGCCAACCGATTTCTCTTCAAGAGCCAACAATGCTGCAGAAATTGCATTAACCATTGCACAAAAGGCAAATTCACAGATTGACTTCGTTCACATATTAAATAAGGGTGAGGCAGCTACCCTGTCAGTTGAAATTAGCCAATGGACTCATAATGCGGAAGCGCTCGGGTTAAAAAGCCAATCTTTTCTGATTGAAGGGGGCGGCAGCAAACGTATTATCGAACATGCGCATCAAGGCGCATACGATTTAATTGTTATGGGGTCCCATAAAGTGGACGGCGTTAAAGGGCTGGTAGTGAAAACGAATGCTCAAAAGGTTGTGAAAAAGGCATTGGTTCCGGTATTGGTTATTAAAGAGGGAACGAAGGAATTGAATATTAACAATATTGCCTACGCTTCTAATTTTGAGGAAGATGTACACGATGCCTGGCTAAAAGTCATTGCCATTGCCGACTTATTTGAAGCGGACATCCACCTCCTTTATGTCAATGAACCGGAATTCTTCAAAGAAACAGGGTACACGGAAGAAAAAATGCAGGCATTCCTGGAAAAGTGCCCCAGAGGTACCTGCTCAAAAAATATTTATAACGCCGGATATCCGGAAAGGGGGATACTTCAGTTCGCAGAAGAAAAAAACATGGATCTCATTGCCTTAATTACCCACGGACAACGTGGCGGCCTTAGAAAATGGGATACTAGTTTAACCGAATGGATTGTAAAGAGAGGAGATAAACCTGTTTTGAGCGTGAATATTAATGTCGATTAA
- a CDS encoding exo-alpha-sialidase: MMYKPLLRTVLLFSLISCQNNPDSSNAGAISFYEIPSPVVEGGEPNLFVSEAGQVYLSWVEYLNDTTDALLFSRLENAQWSQPLEVARGSDWFVNWADFPSLVAYKDEEQSLAAHWLQKSATGTYDYDVRIAQSFDGGKTWGPSFIPHRDGIAAEHGFVSMLPLPDGRIFATWLDGRNTKNEEHGGSEHGHQGAMALRAAIFDKEGNLYEETELDGRVCDCCQTSAAMTDEGLIVAYRDRSENEIRDIAIVRQSNGKWMSPSLVFPDNWQITGCPVNGPSIKAEGKTVALAWFSMPDEKPQVKVAFSNNSGAAFSAPIRMDDGNPLGRVDVVLLSEKEALVTWLEETEDGAAIKAAKVGPEGKQGESFLVADSDASRQSGFPRMAKYNGQVVFAWTHVDSVTTVKTVLIRMK, encoded by the coding sequence ATGATGTATAAGCCACTATTAAGGACAGTATTGCTTTTTAGCCTTATTTCGTGTCAAAATAATCCTGATTCCAGCAATGCCGGCGCCATTTCATTTTATGAAATCCCCTCTCCGGTGGTGGAAGGAGGCGAACCGAATCTTTTCGTCTCAGAGGCCGGGCAGGTTTATCTTTCCTGGGTAGAATACCTGAACGACACCACCGACGCTTTGTTATTTTCCCGGCTGGAAAATGCTCAATGGAGCCAACCGCTGGAGGTAGCCCGAGGCAGCGATTGGTTCGTCAATTGGGCAGATTTCCCTTCGTTGGTGGCCTATAAAGATGAGGAACAGTCATTGGCCGCACATTGGCTGCAAAAAAGCGCAACGGGCACGTATGACTATGACGTTCGCATTGCTCAATCTTTTGATGGTGGGAAAACCTGGGGCCCATCTTTTATTCCCCACCGGGACGGCATTGCCGCCGAGCATGGTTTTGTGAGCATGTTGCCCCTTCCCGATGGAAGAATATTTGCAACCTGGCTGGATGGCAGAAATACAAAAAATGAAGAACACGGAGGTTCGGAGCATGGACATCAGGGCGCTATGGCTCTTCGGGCCGCCATCTTTGACAAAGAAGGCAACCTTTACGAGGAAACGGAATTAGACGGCCGGGTTTGTGACTGCTGCCAGACGAGTGCCGCCATGACCGACGAAGGGCTTATCGTAGCCTATCGCGACCGCTCTGAAAATGAAATACGAGACATTGCCATCGTACGGCAGTCCAATGGAAAATGGATGTCCCCCTCATTGGTTTTTCCGGACAACTGGCAGATCACCGGTTGCCCGGTAAACGGGCCTTCCATAAAGGCGGAGGGTAAGACAGTGGCCCTTGCCTGGTTCAGCATGCCCGATGAAAAACCTCAGGTAAAAGTTGCCTTTTCAAACAATAGCGGCGCGGCCTTTTCGGCTCCGATCCGGATGGATGACGGCAACCCTTTGGGGCGGGTGGATGTCGTGCTGCTTTCTGAAAAAGAGGCTTTGGTGACCTGGTTGGAGGAAACGGAAGATGGTGCAGCTATCAAGGCGGCTAAAGTAGGCCCAGAGGGTAAACAAGGGGAAAGCTTTCTAGTGGCCGATTCCGATGCCTCCCGGCAGAGTGGTTTTCCAAGGATGGCAAAGTATAACGGCCAGGTTGTTTTTGCCTGGACGCATGTGGATAGTGTGACGACAGTAAAAACGGTATTGATAAGGATGAAATAG
- a CDS encoding AraC family transcriptional regulator, which yields MENYEIHEIAIKNMICTRCLKVARQNLETLGIEVLEMKLGRVKFRFPKGSISLSQIEETLKEDEFEFVKDKEAQGAELIKLALIEMVNDLPIAREKKLSEYLAEKFRKDYWSLSKAFSKTEGITVERYFILLRIEKVKELIEYDELNFSEIAYELGYNNIYHLSGQFRQVTGMSMSEYKQLKNKPRSPLDKIL from the coding sequence ATGGAAAACTACGAGATCCATGAAATAGCCATAAAAAATATGATCTGCACCAGGTGCCTCAAAGTTGCTCGGCAAAACCTGGAAACCCTGGGAATCGAAGTGCTGGAAATGAAGTTGGGTAGGGTGAAGTTCCGTTTCCCAAAAGGGTCAATCTCTCTTTCGCAGATCGAGGAAACATTGAAGGAAGATGAATTCGAATTTGTGAAAGACAAGGAGGCACAAGGTGCGGAGCTGATAAAATTGGCCCTGATCGAAATGGTCAACGATCTTCCAATAGCCAGGGAGAAAAAACTATCGGAATATCTCGCGGAAAAGTTCCGCAAGGACTACTGGAGCCTGAGTAAGGCCTTTTCCAAAACGGAAGGCATCACCGTTGAAAGGTACTTCATCCTGCTGCGAATAGAAAAGGTGAAGGAACTGATCGAATACGACGAACTGAACTTTTCCGAAATAGCCTATGAACTGGGCTACAACAATATCTATCACCTGTCGGGCCAGTTCCGGCAGGTAACGGGCATGAGCATGAGCGAATACAAACAGCTAAAAAACAAGCCGCGCTCGCCTTTAGACAAGATTTTGTAA
- a CDS encoding isoamylase early set domain-containing protein, whose protein sequence is MIKKRHLKNKGLCKVTFSLPLEAVQQGQEIRVVGDFNDWNWEKGLRMKAAKTAYQATVDLEAGKEYEFRYQMGDGQWANDPEADDYAPSPYEGVHNCVVLTEVPDLVSSGKSNGA, encoded by the coding sequence ATGATCAAGAAAAGACATCTCAAGAACAAAGGCCTTTGCAAAGTAACTTTCAGTTTGCCGCTGGAGGCTGTTCAACAGGGCCAGGAGATTCGGGTCGTTGGAGATTTCAATGATTGGAATTGGGAAAAGGGGCTGAGAATGAAAGCGGCTAAAACGGCTTATCAGGCTACCGTTGATCTCGAGGCTGGCAAGGAGTATGAATTCCGTTACCAGATGGGCGACGGGCAATGGGCGAACGACCCCGAAGCTGATGATTATGCCCCTTCTCCGTATGAGGGGGTCCATAATTGCGTGGTATTGACGGAGGTGCCTGATTTGGTTTCCTCTGGCAAAAGCAATGGAGCCTAA
- a CDS encoding NAD(P)/FAD-dependent oxidoreductase — translation MLKQCPHSTVCLPATRLPRIVVIGAGFAGLNLIKKLRNKPVQIVLLDKNNFHQFQPLLYQVAIAGLEPDSIVSPIRKLFQGYKNLVYRMAEVVRVEPETNRVFTNIGWIRYDYLVLATGSRTNYYGLKDVERNSVGLKDIRDALDIRSWVLHNLEEAAITCDQKEKDSLTNFVIVGGGPAGVELAGALAEFRRYLLNKDYPEIATEWMKIYLVEAAGRLLPGMSEKASEHALKVLKTLDVEIVLNTSVTAYDGANVQLSNKNSLVARMLAWTAGVKGEVPSGLKDGALAKGNRLKVDGYNRLKNYDNIFAIGDVAAMISPDSAQGHTMVAQVAIQQGQLLAENLLYYIKHGEFRKAFRYKDKGSMSAIGKKNAVAEIGGAIWKGWFAWLLWSTVHLFSIIGLKNKLMVAVNWMTRYLTYEKANRLIIRKFKPAGESKGPPGKDKRQKEISPEGIPK, via the coding sequence ATGCTTAAGCAATGCCCACATAGCACCGTTTGTCTTCCGGCTACCCGCTTGCCACGAATCGTAGTCATCGGGGCAGGCTTCGCCGGCCTCAACCTGATAAAGAAACTGCGCAACAAGCCGGTGCAGATAGTTTTGCTGGACAAAAACAATTTCCACCAGTTCCAGCCATTGCTGTACCAGGTGGCCATTGCCGGGCTGGAACCGGATTCCATCGTGTCACCAATCCGAAAGCTGTTCCAGGGGTATAAAAACCTGGTGTATCGCATGGCGGAAGTAGTGCGGGTTGAACCGGAAACAAACCGGGTATTCACAAACATCGGTTGGATTCGCTACGATTACCTGGTTTTAGCCACAGGCAGCAGGACAAACTACTACGGCTTAAAGGATGTAGAGCGGAATAGCGTAGGCCTTAAGGACATCCGCGACGCCCTCGATATTCGCAGTTGGGTGCTGCATAACCTGGAAGAAGCCGCCATCACCTGTGATCAAAAGGAAAAAGATTCCCTAACCAATTTTGTTATCGTCGGGGGCGGGCCTGCCGGCGTAGAGCTGGCAGGCGCCCTCGCCGAGTTCAGGCGTTACCTCCTGAATAAAGACTATCCGGAGATCGCTACGGAATGGATGAAAATATACCTGGTGGAGGCGGCCGGCCGTTTGTTGCCGGGTATGTCCGAAAAGGCGTCCGAGCATGCGCTGAAAGTATTGAAAACCCTGGATGTTGAGATCGTACTTAACACCTCGGTAACCGCGTATGACGGCGCCAATGTGCAGCTAAGTAACAAAAACAGCCTGGTAGCTCGTATGCTCGCCTGGACAGCCGGAGTGAAAGGTGAGGTTCCTTCCGGTTTGAAAGACGGCGCCCTTGCCAAAGGCAACCGCCTGAAGGTTGATGGCTATAACCGGCTGAAGAATTACGATAACATATTTGCCATTGGAGATGTAGCGGCTATGATCTCTCCGGATAGTGCCCAGGGGCACACTATGGTGGCGCAAGTCGCCATCCAACAGGGGCAACTGCTGGCGGAAAACCTGTTGTATTACATCAAACATGGTGAGTTCAGGAAGGCTTTCCGTTATAAGGATAAAGGCAGCATGTCTGCAATAGGCAAGAAAAATGCAGTGGCCGAGATCGGCGGGGCAATCTGGAAAGGCTGGTTCGCCTGGCTGCTATGGTCAACGGTTCACCTGTTTTCCATAATCGGTTTAAAGAACAAGCTCATGGTTGCCGTCAATTGGATGACGCGCTATTTGACTTATGAAAAAGCCAACCGGCTGATCATCCGGAAATTCAAACCGGCGGGCGAGTCGAAGGGGCCGCCCGGAAAAGACAAACGCCAGAAGGAAATATCCCCTGAAGGTATTCCAAAATAA
- a CDS encoding SHOCT domain-containing protein, whose translation MHFYDGYHFWGMHLWWWAFWIVLLIVIFATPWLASGRRRRETENPLEILKKRYASGDLSTEEYEERKAVLEKEEGLET comes from the coding sequence ATGCATTTCTATGACGGATATCATTTCTGGGGCATGCACCTTTGGTGGTGGGCCTTCTGGATCGTGTTGCTCATCGTGATCTTTGCGACGCCCTGGCTGGCCTCCGGCAGGAGGAGGAGAGAGACAGAGAATCCCCTGGAAATCTTGAAAAAAAGATACGCTTCCGGGGATTTGTCCACCGAAGAATACGAAGAACGCAAGGCGGTGCTCGAGAAGGAGGAAGGCCTGGAAACTTAG
- a CDS encoding isoprenylcysteine carboxylmethyltransferase family protein, producing MHGVDYGGYAYGFWTTVLFVFLVFMFIVFSYVKPREKFEWRSMGVFIGFLAALFTEMYGFPLTIYLLTSWLGSNYPVLDPFSHSSGHLVLVFLGLSHSTVAMSVLHIITNGIIFFGIYIIYLGWKKIYHATGEQLVTDGIYAHIRHPQYVGMMLITIGFLIQWPTIITLVMWPILLFLYYRLSKYEEKKLAARFGQEFYEYQAKVPAIIPQIGRGKREINKVSE from the coding sequence ATGCACGGAGTAGATTACGGCGGCTACGCCTATGGTTTCTGGACTACCGTCCTGTTTGTCTTCCTGGTTTTTATGTTCATCGTGTTTAGTTATGTCAAACCCAGGGAGAAGTTCGAGTGGCGCTCGATGGGCGTGTTCATCGGTTTCCTGGCGGCGCTTTTCACCGAAATGTATGGCTTCCCCTTAACCATCTACCTGCTGACAAGCTGGCTGGGCAGCAACTATCCGGTCCTGGATCCGTTCTCCCATTCCAGCGGCCACCTGGTGCTGGTATTTTTGGGTTTGTCTCATTCTACCGTCGCCATGTCGGTACTTCATATCATCACCAACGGCATCATCTTCTTCGGTATCTACATCATTTACCTGGGCTGGAAGAAGATATATCATGCCACAGGCGAACAGCTGGTTACAGACGGCATTTACGCGCATATCCGACACCCGCAGTACGTGGGGATGATGCTGATCACGATTGGGTTTCTGATCCAGTGGCCAACGATTATCACGCTGGTTATGTGGCCCATATTGCTGTTCCTGTACTACCGTTTATCGAAATACGAAGAGAAAAAACTGGCGGCACGATTCGGGCAGGAATTTTATGAGTACCAGGCAAAAGTGCCTGCTATAATTCCACAGATTGGCCGGGGAAAGAGGGAAATAAATAAAGTCAGTGAATGA
- a CDS encoding type II glyceraldehyde-3-phosphate dehydrogenase, protein MEKIKVAVNGYGVIGKRVADAVMLQPDMELIGVCDVATDWRMKVANTRDIPMYAFSYGAAEKMREAGITVTGILDDLLKQVDIVVDCAPKKYGAQNAERYRLAGVKFIVQGGESHNTTGHSFVAEANYETAIGRTSTRVVSCNTTSIVRTLTALKRAGLLKSARGTLLRRATDPWESHLNGIMNTLVPEKEIPSHQGPDAQSVDPELDVVTAAVKVPETLSHLHYWTVRLTRPASKEEVLNAFKTSSRIALIRYEDGLSANNSVKELMLDLGRPHGDMYEVAVWEDMLKVEGDELFYAYLVDNQAIVVPENIDAIRALTRGESSAGNSIATTDKVLFIYSEFFLNPYLV, encoded by the coding sequence ATGGAAAAAATAAAAGTAGCCGTGAATGGATACGGCGTTATTGGAAAACGAGTGGCAGATGCCGTAATGCTTCAGCCGGATATGGAATTGATCGGGGTTTGCGATGTGGCCACAGATTGGAGGATGAAAGTCGCCAATACCAGAGATATTCCCATGTATGCCTTCAGTTACGGAGCGGCTGAAAAAATGCGGGAAGCCGGCATTACCGTAACAGGCATTTTAGACGACTTGCTGAAACAAGTGGACATTGTAGTGGATTGCGCGCCCAAAAAGTACGGCGCTCAGAATGCAGAACGGTACCGCCTGGCAGGCGTGAAGTTTATTGTGCAGGGTGGAGAAAGCCACAATACAACCGGGCATTCCTTCGTGGCGGAAGCCAACTATGAAACTGCGATCGGCAGAACTTCAACCCGGGTGGTCTCCTGTAACACCACTTCTATCGTCAGAACCCTTACAGCTCTTAAAAGGGCGGGGTTGCTGAAAAGCGCCAGAGGGACGCTGCTTCGCCGGGCGACCGACCCCTGGGAGAGCCACCTGAACGGCATCATGAATACCCTCGTGCCGGAGAAAGAAATTCCCAGCCACCAGGGGCCTGATGCTCAAAGTGTCGACCCGGAGCTGGATGTGGTCACCGCTGCCGTGAAAGTGCCCGAAACGCTTAGCCACCTCCATTACTGGACCGTGCGGCTTACCAGGCCGGCCAGCAAGGAAGAGGTACTAAATGCTTTCAAAACATCTTCCCGGATTGCGCTTATCAGATATGAAGACGGGCTTTCCGCTAATAATTCGGTCAAGGAATTGATGCTTGACCTGGGCAGGCCGCACGGCGACATGTACGAGGTAGCTGTCTGGGAAGACATGCTGAAGGTGGAAGGAGATGAGCTATTCTATGCCTACCTGGTGGACAACCAGGCGATCGTGGTCCCTGAAAATATTGACGCTATAAGAGCCTTGACAAGAGGCGAATCAAGCGCTGGAAATTCTATTGCAACTACGGATAAAGTACTATTCATTTACTCTGAGTTTTTCTTAAATCCTTATCTGGTATGA
- a CDS encoding P-II family nitrogen regulator, with amino-acid sequence MKEIKAFIRPFKAKEVCKALRTNGFCCMTLTECEGTGVYTDPSEDFPTFQFPFMHSKVVKIEIVCQDVDMEPIIKIIQKNGKTGRSGDGIIYTMEVHQVYRVKNEQTGVEAV; translated from the coding sequence ATGAAAGAAATAAAAGCATTCATCCGCCCTTTTAAAGCCAAAGAGGTTTGTAAAGCCCTAAGAACCAACGGCTTTTGTTGCATGACGCTCACAGAATGTGAAGGAACCGGGGTGTACACCGACCCGAGCGAGGACTTTCCGACTTTCCAATTCCCTTTTATGCACAGCAAAGTGGTAAAAATAGAGATCGTCTGCCAGGATGTTGATATGGAACCGATCATCAAAATCATACAAAAGAATGGCAAAACCGGACGTTCGGGAGATGGGATCATCTATACAATGGAGGTTCATCAGGTGTATAGAGTGAAAAATGAGCAGACTGGAGTTGAAGCGGTGTGA